The proteins below are encoded in one region of Candidatus Methanoperedens sp.:
- a CDS encoding ABC transporter ATP-binding protein: protein MSRKIVQITNIHRQYRVGEVVIEALRGIDLEVEEGEFVVVQGSSGSGKSTLLHIIGCVDVPSSGSVKINGTDTANLSADRLANLRLHALGFVFQHFYLLPTLTAYENIELPMKEAKIPKNARKERVLSLLESVGLSNRANHRPGQLSGGEQQRVAIARALANDPPLILADEPTGELDSIMGNRIIDLLIELNKKYGKTTIVVTHDESLSRIPARIIKIMDGRIISDVR, encoded by the coding sequence ATGTCAAGAAAAATTGTCCAGATTACTAACATTCATAGACAGTATCGAGTAGGGGAGGTAGTTATCGAGGCACTTCGCGGCATCGATCTTGAGGTCGAAGAGGGTGAATTTGTCGTGGTACAGGGTTCCAGTGGTTCGGGGAAGTCCACCCTGCTGCACATCATAGGATGCGTGGACGTCCCGTCATCGGGCAGCGTAAAGATAAATGGTACCGATACCGCGAATCTGAGTGCGGACAGGCTTGCAAACCTGAGGCTTCATGCTCTTGGCTTCGTATTCCAGCATTTTTATCTTCTGCCTACCCTGACGGCATATGAAAACATTGAGCTGCCCATGAAAGAGGCAAAAATACCCAAAAATGCAAGAAAGGAGAGGGTTTTATCCCTCCTGGAATCCGTGGGGCTTTCGAACCGGGCAAACCACAGGCCGGGTCAGCTCAGCGGAGGGGAGCAGCAAAGGGTGGCCATTGCAAGGGCTCTGGCGAACGATCCCCCGTTAATCCTGGCAGATGAGCCGACAGGGGAACTGGACAGCATCATGGGAAACAGGATAATAGATCTGCTCATTGAGCTGAATAAAAAATATGGTAAGACCACGATAGTGGTGACCCATGATGAGAGCCTCTCAAGAATTCCGGCCCGCATAATAAAGATCATGGATGGGAGAATAATCAGTGACGTTCGTTAA
- a CDS encoding FtsX-like permease family protein, whose product MTFVKIAFLNLLNRRSRTMLTLLAIGVSVAFAILLVSVAVGLNQENNAVIDKQTNFWIIPAGSSVLDPVTNSEKTMLGNAHQRIDEIKSSPDVKSADPVLNKVLYAAKKEPKMVLGMGVIPDGSDTFSQEALTPGDPHFYGNDWTHEVEVNGKLSKLLGVGKGDLVHLSAYPGNIMNSTPFKITGIVDSAEFSNAPVVILHLSELQELTGNLKGDRVNQITVRGENVLPLLQAYFPDAVILSEAEYYAHTLTDDKRVLATATAVTLVSFIMGILFISSAMIFSVNEKQKEFAVMRAIGISNGSIMKIIFYESIMISLLGGAAGVLMGIMGRYVLNEAIRSYFNMDIILSSNPLIPLMVFSAALIAGMISGIVPAISGRNVNIASVLGG is encoded by the coding sequence GTGACGTTCGTTAAGATAGCCTTCTTGAACTTATTGAACCGAAGATCAAGAACCATGCTGACCCTCCTTGCCATTGGGGTATCCGTGGCTTTTGCCATTTTACTGGTATCTGTCGCTGTTGGCCTGAACCAGGAAAATAATGCCGTCATTGATAAACAAACGAATTTCTGGATAATACCTGCGGGTTCAAGTGTTCTTGACCCGGTAACGAATTCTGAGAAGACCATGCTCGGCAATGCTCACCAGAGGATCGATGAAATAAAGTCATCTCCTGATGTGAAGTCTGCTGACCCTGTCCTTAATAAAGTGCTTTATGCTGCAAAAAAAGAACCTAAAATGGTTCTGGGCATGGGTGTCATTCCTGATGGTTCCGACACCTTTTCGCAGGAGGCTCTAACGCCGGGAGATCCTCATTTCTACGGGAATGACTGGACGCATGAAGTCGAAGTTAACGGGAAGCTATCAAAGTTGCTGGGAGTTGGAAAGGGAGATCTCGTTCATTTGAGTGCATATCCGGGGAACATTATGAATTCTACTCCTTTCAAAATAACAGGGATCGTTGATTCTGCCGAGTTTTCAAATGCCCCGGTGGTAATCTTGCACCTGTCCGAGCTCCAGGAACTCACAGGTAACCTGAAAGGGGACAGGGTAAACCAGATCACTGTAAGAGGAGAAAACGTTTTGCCACTCCTTCAGGCATATTTTCCGGATGCAGTAATCCTTTCTGAGGCAGAATACTATGCTCATACCCTTACGGACGACAAACGTGTCCTCGCAACCGCAACAGCCGTTACCCTTGTTTCTTTTATTATGGGGATACTGTTCATATCCAGCGCAATGATCTTTTCGGTCAATGAAAAGCAAAAGGAATTCGCCGTCATGAGGGCTATCGGGATCTCAAACGGGTCTATCATGAAAATCATATTTTATGAATCCATTATGATCTCGTTGTTAGGGGGCGCCGCCGGGGTATTGATGGGCATCATGGGCAGGTATGTTTTGAATGAGGCTATTCGTTCTTACTTTAATATGGATATTATTCTGTCCTCCAATCCATTAATTCCTTTGATGGTTTTTTCCGCGGCATTAATCGCGGGGATGATCTCAGGGATCGTGCCTGCAATTTCTGGCAGAAATGTAAATATAGCCAGCGTGCTTGGAGGTTAA
- a CDS encoding PGF-pre-PGF domain-containing protein, with product MINKEINIIRYPVLGVLLVLIVISAFPASAGINFNFTNVTPRNYTIPDAVLNTPNFVRLTGGDITVPSIDLSLSIDKTLTSGNRSLVLKAGPFVNKITTLPPQKVYIVSGTTISGGKAAVKYTIDAPSFPNTMVNVSIYKQISGNLPFFSDFSIALLNLADLKDTWNNNTKVMDELLDTVFNDLNNVSKMPIKLGGSGNSESITQNLPAGNYLIMVTNGTDPKKIITWNIIKVMPFNSAITVGDDSGFAPQGLDLDVNISLSGAPPGSYTYITSIINSSDYRINIGKINISWNSSGTLANSATVNGTLLDSATALTDIIPRSNISRTTTGSTSAILKLKTGSLPTGSYFVNTVVFNNTNLSVAFDQTLLTLQPTTTTPILTINGSGYLTDNLTIPTPDANITVNIRNGTRATLNGLPISSTTAFSLPSVNPTLVNAASASNLRFLGKNVTLLPAGAIFTPYILITFNYSQSDVPPGVGEGGIDAYTYNGSTNLWEALVIDSKGTYTGGGKFITVRVTHFSTFALLGTSASAPRGGGGGSGTATGGGGVVTGEPFDNIAKAETQDRDLISNTPITYSFTTPDLGVYQVAVTSTNNESSISLRAELLKGTSKLVTVSPPGTLYKNINMWVGTQRIKEVLVRFKVDNTWISSNNVASGDVILLKWDGSKWVQLETAEKTKDSGYTYYEAKTDTLSIFAISGIKGVEAPTATPGAAITPAGATPTTTATPKTPGFETISALAGMLAIAYLLRRED from the coding sequence ATGATCAACAAAGAAATAAATATAATTAGGTATCCGGTTCTGGGTGTGTTATTGGTTTTGATAGTAATTTCGGCCTTCCCTGCAAGCGCAGGGATAAACTTCAATTTTACCAATGTGACACCCCGCAATTACACGATACCGGATGCGGTATTGAATACGCCCAATTTTGTAAGATTGACCGGGGGCGATATAACGGTGCCCTCAATAGACCTTAGTCTTTCTATTGACAAAACTCTGACGAGCGGGAACAGGAGTCTTGTTCTGAAGGCTGGTCCCTTTGTTAATAAAATCACGACCTTACCGCCGCAGAAAGTCTATATCGTGTCCGGAACTACGATATCAGGAGGTAAGGCAGCAGTTAAGTATACCATAGATGCCCCATCTTTTCCAAATACCATGGTCAATGTGTCCATATATAAACAGATCAGCGGAAACTTGCCATTTTTCTCGGATTTTTCAATTGCTTTATTGAATTTGGCTGATTTAAAGGATACATGGAATAACAACACAAAAGTAATGGATGAGTTACTGGACACAGTTTTTAACGATTTAAACAATGTAAGCAAGATGCCAATAAAGCTGGGTGGAAGCGGGAATTCCGAATCTATAACACAGAACCTGCCTGCAGGAAATTATCTGATAATGGTTACAAACGGCACCGATCCGAAGAAGATCATTACATGGAACATCATTAAAGTAATGCCTTTCAATTCAGCCATCACGGTAGGGGACGACTCAGGCTTTGCTCCTCAAGGACTGGATTTGGATGTCAACATTTCACTTTCAGGCGCTCCCCCCGGAAGTTATACTTACATTACAAGCATAATCAATAGCAGCGATTACAGAATTAACATTGGCAAAATAAACATATCATGGAATTCCTCTGGAACACTTGCCAATTCAGCCACTGTAAACGGCACATTACTTGATTCAGCAACTGCTCTTACCGACATAATACCGCGCTCCAATATCTCAAGGACGACAACAGGTTCTACATCAGCCATATTGAAATTAAAAACGGGATCGCTCCCGACCGGAAGCTATTTTGTCAATACGGTTGTTTTCAACAACACCAACCTCTCGGTCGCGTTCGATCAAACTCTATTGACACTTCAGCCCACAACAACGACGCCCATCCTGACCATAAATGGCTCGGGATACTTGACTGATAATTTGACCATTCCGACGCCAGATGCGAATATTACAGTGAACATTAGAAATGGTACAAGAGCAACGCTTAATGGGCTTCCGATATCGAGTACAACCGCATTTTCACTGCCATCTGTCAATCCAACATTAGTGAATGCCGCATCAGCTTCGAACCTGAGATTCCTTGGCAAGAATGTGACGCTCCTGCCCGCAGGGGCAATATTCACTCCATATATTCTGATAACGTTCAACTATTCACAATCTGATGTTCCGCCTGGAGTTGGAGAGGGTGGGATAGATGCATATACATACAATGGTTCTACTAATTTGTGGGAAGCACTGGTAATTGACTCAAAAGGGACTTATACTGGGGGGGGTAAATTCATCACAGTAAGAGTGACTCACTTCTCAACATTTGCCCTTCTGGGAACTTCAGCGTCAGCACCAAGGGGCGGCGGTGGCGGAAGCGGCACGGCTACAGGAGGGGGAGGTGTAGTGACGGGAGAACCTTTTGACAACATAGCAAAGGCAGAAACGCAGGATAGAGACCTTATTTCTAACACCCCCATAACATATTCGTTCACTACTCCTGATCTCGGCGTCTATCAAGTAGCGGTTACCAGCACAAATAATGAGAGCTCGATATCATTGAGAGCAGAATTATTGAAAGGCACATCCAAACTCGTGACCGTGTCGCCTCCGGGAACATTATATAAGAATATAAATATGTGGGTAGGCACACAGCGGATAAAGGAAGTCCTGGTCAGATTCAAGGTTGATAACACCTGGATCAGCAGCAACAATGTTGCATCTGGTGATGTCATTTTGCTCAAGTGGGATGGAAGCAAATGGGTGCAGCTTGAGACAGCTGAAAAGACAAAGGATAGCGGATATACATACTATGAGGCAAAGACGGACACCCTCTCGATATTCGCAATAAGCGGCATCAAAGGGGTTGAAGCACCCACAGCAACACCTGGCGCAGCAATTACGCCAGCTGGAGCCACCCCCACAACTACGGCCACCCCCAAGACCCCCGGATTTGAGACAATATCAGCCCTTGCAGGAATGCTGGCAATAGCGTACCTGCTTAGAAGAGAAGATTAA
- a CDS encoding polysaccharide biosynthesis C-terminal domain-containing protein, which yields MANPSKDTLLMLIVFAIGAFLNYTYNIVMGWLLTPQQYGILGVAISFLTILSLFVSSAFPLAVAKFLSEGIGDDVKHRVFKSSLVGNLGIALPVSFLFYGLYASGLIRLDSTYRPFVLFIIIALIISAVGGVYTSALQGMFRFKKFGLVSITTVATKLVFAVLLVLLGYGAFGAFSGLIASTAAGLLLSLIFTRDFKFWKTGGWESRRIYSFAFPLFVGTFFMTLLMNLDILGVKFLSEKVLSDTLTGYYRSALILAELPVFAAGALMGAMFPYISRYSSTNSNYSNKTLKYTVLMICPVCIALFVIPSSMISLVFPPTYAAASGALGILAVGMAFFTVITALVGIFQAMHRPRVPAIILMLSIAVDVIALFFLVPRYGIIGAAASTTIACAAGLLGLTGVYLKCGFLEFELTKTLKILLAFILFGAIIFMFPSGTKLLTFLDLLAGFAAYTVILFSFRLLDGEDVRMFLAGFGKSEILEKIMKDVESLKWLFKG from the coding sequence TTGGCAAATCCTTCAAAAGACACTCTGCTGATGCTGATTGTCTTTGCAATCGGAGCATTCCTCAACTATACGTATAACATAGTCATGGGATGGCTGCTGACACCCCAGCAATACGGTATACTCGGTGTGGCAATATCTTTTCTTACCATCCTTTCATTATTCGTTAGTTCGGCTTTTCCATTGGCTGTAGCGAAATTCTTATCCGAAGGTATCGGAGACGACGTAAAACACAGGGTTTTTAAAAGCTCGCTTGTGGGGAACCTTGGTATCGCTTTGCCCGTATCTTTCTTATTCTATGGTTTATACGCATCCGGGCTAATACGTCTTGACAGCACATACAGGCCTTTTGTATTGTTCATCATCATCGCACTTATTATTTCAGCGGTGGGAGGGGTCTATACAAGTGCGCTCCAGGGGATGTTCCGGTTCAAAAAGTTCGGGTTGGTCAGTATAACCACAGTCGCTACCAAACTGGTTTTCGCAGTTCTTCTTGTTTTATTGGGTTATGGAGCTTTCGGGGCATTTTCCGGGCTTATCGCCAGCACTGCAGCAGGGCTTTTGCTATCGCTTATCTTTACCCGGGATTTTAAGTTCTGGAAGACGGGCGGATGGGAAAGCAGGAGGATTTACTCATTTGCATTCCCATTGTTCGTCGGCACTTTTTTTATGACCCTGCTCATGAACCTTGATATACTCGGGGTGAAGTTCCTGAGCGAAAAGGTTCTCTCGGATACCCTCACGGGCTATTACCGCAGCGCCCTCATCCTTGCCGAGCTTCCTGTCTTCGCAGCCGGGGCCCTGATGGGTGCCATGTTCCCCTATATCTCAAGGTATTCATCCACCAACAGCAACTATTCCAACAAAACCCTGAAATATACCGTCCTGATGATATGTCCTGTCTGCATAGCCCTTTTTGTGATTCCTTCTTCCATGATATCACTGGTTTTCCCTCCCACCTATGCCGCTGCGTCCGGCGCATTGGGTATACTGGCTGTCGGGATGGCTTTCTTTACAGTCATAACCGCGCTTGTAGGCATTTTTCAGGCCATGCATCGCCCAAGGGTACCTGCGATAATCCTCATGCTCTCCATAGCTGTTGATGTGATCGCCCTGTTTTTCCTGGTGCCAAGATACGGCATCATTGGCGCAGCAGCTTCCACCACGATAGCCTGCGCAGCCGGTCTCCTTGGACTTACGGGAGTATATTTAAAATGCGGATTTCTTGAATTTGAGTTGACAAAAACTTTAAAAATCCTTCTGGCTTTTATCTTGTTTGGAGCGATTATCTTCATGTTTCCCAGTGGCACGAAGTTGTTGACATTTCTGGACCTTCTTGCTGGTTTTGCTGCATATACTGTGATCCTGTTCAGTTTCAGGCTGCTGGATGGTGAAGACGTAAGAATGTTCCTGGCAGGATTTGGCAAGAGTGAAATACTGGAAAAGATCATGAAAGATGTGGAAAGTCTGAAATGGCTTTTCAAAGGATGA
- a CDS encoding glycosyltransferase family 4 protein, which translates to MKILYIANGNGLSGGVGGSLIRTIEIAKRLQRMGCEIHFLTTIGGFKACRSMGLEVIYHILPASIFKKIESGIYDRIEAYFISTIFSFFIVPRLPKCDICYTDSDYICDIIPALIYHKINRTKWIAMTHHLVGINQNKPIDFFVSFLSSIMQKLSYRLIKNNADKVFVYDSAMGEKIAKLFHSKYSVEMISNGVNLKFIDDINNTKNDIIYDACFVGGLRPSKGLHDIVPIWKGVVKSNINAKLIVVGGGLKEYENELKASIKGEGLMTSIELAGAKSHKECIEIMKQSRIFITPSHEEGWGIAVCEAMACKLPVVAYDLPTYRIFKDGLKTVELFDISKFAVIVNDLLYDTDLCAELGLKGFNGIQQYDWDLISNKEFEIFNKLIKNENPMNMKGH; encoded by the coding sequence ATGAAAATATTATATATCGCTAACGGAAATGGTTTATCGGGTGGGGTAGGGGGAAGTTTAATTAGAACTATAGAAATCGCAAAAAGGTTGCAAAGAATGGGATGTGAAATTCATTTTCTTACTACCATTGGTGGATTCAAAGCTTGCCGATCTATGGGATTAGAAGTGATATACCATATTCTTCCAGCGTCTATTTTCAAGAAGATAGAATCTGGAATCTATGATCGAATCGAGGCATATTTCATCTCTACAATATTTTCATTTTTCATTGTTCCGCGTTTACCAAAATGTGATATATGTTATACTGATTCAGATTATATATGTGATATTATCCCAGCATTAATATACCATAAAATTAACCGCACAAAATGGATTGCTATGACACATCATTTAGTAGGGATTAATCAAAATAAACCCATTGATTTTTTTGTTAGCTTTTTATCTTCAATAATGCAAAAACTAAGTTATAGGTTGATTAAAAATAATGCCGATAAAGTCTTTGTATACGATTCTGCAATGGGGGAAAAAATAGCTAAACTTTTTCATTCAAAATATTCTGTTGAAATGATCTCTAATGGGGTGAATCTAAAATTTATAGATGATATAAATAATACAAAAAATGATATAATTTATGATGCTTGTTTTGTAGGTGGACTACGTCCAAGTAAGGGTTTGCACGATATAGTTCCCATATGGAAAGGAGTTGTCAAGAGTAATATAAATGCCAAATTAATTGTCGTAGGTGGAGGACTTAAAGAATATGAAAATGAGCTAAAAGCGTCTATCAAGGGGGAGGGATTAATGACATCTATAGAACTCGCCGGAGCTAAAAGCCATAAGGAATGTATTGAAATAATGAAGCAGAGTAGGATATTTATTACTCCCAGCCATGAAGAAGGATGGGGAATTGCAGTTTGTGAAGCGATGGCCTGCAAATTACCGGTTGTTGCATATGATTTACCGACATATCGTATTTTCAAAGATGGACTAAAAACGGTAGAATTATTCGATATATCTAAATTTGCAGTAATTGTGAATGATCTTCTTTATGATACGGATTTATGCGCTGAACTTGGATTAAAAGGGTTTAATGGTATTCAACAATATGATTGGGATCTAATATCAAACAAAGAGTTTGAGATATTCAACAAATTGATCAAAAATGAAAATCCAATGAATATGAAAGGACACTAA
- a CDS encoding class I SAM-dependent methyltransferase — MKTLQNKSYEREFFRGVLEEPTEYDKEYFDYLRKVLIKYIPKIKYKKYKVLEAGCGIGIFGKFLLNLNPNLKITGVDITPEMVKLANEPPTQNYHAITNDLEDENIFDKDQFELILCPFILHHFPLIDKVFYNLSEWIKHDGFLIIIEPNGSNPVNKLFGLMRVYLTSIFGKDYIINHRLATPNEVAHSVNTYMYILKKLNYNILFIDTNHFQMNNVKSLSISRLILYEIKNSLYKILVLCLPKLMRGSRIVIIAKKIKNGCIL, encoded by the coding sequence ATGAAGACATTACAAAATAAATCTTATGAACGAGAATTTTTTAGGGGCGTTCTCGAAGAACCAACAGAATATGATAAAGAATACTTTGATTATCTCAGGAAAGTTCTCATTAAATATATTCCCAAAATTAAATATAAAAAATATAAAGTTTTAGAAGCTGGTTGTGGTATTGGAATATTTGGAAAGTTTCTTCTAAATCTAAATCCAAATTTGAAGATAACAGGAGTAGATATCACTCCAGAAATGGTTAAACTAGCTAATGAACCTCCAACCCAGAATTATCATGCAATAACTAATGATTTGGAAGATGAAAATATATTTGACAAAGATCAATTTGAATTAATATTATGTCCTTTTATTCTGCATCATTTTCCATTAATCGACAAGGTTTTTTATAATTTGAGTGAATGGATCAAACATGATGGGTTTCTCATAATTATAGAACCTAATGGATCTAACCCAGTAAATAAACTGTTTGGTTTGATGAGAGTATATTTGACATCTATATTTGGAAAAGATTATATTATCAATCATAGACTAGCTACCCCAAATGAGGTGGCTCATTCCGTAAATACTTATATGTATATTCTTAAAAAATTAAATTATAACATACTATTTATTGATACAAATCATTTCCAGATGAATAATGTTAAATCACTATCAATTAGCAGATTGATTCTGTACGAAATCAAAAATAGTTTATATAAAATTTTAGTGTTATGTTTGCCGAAGCTAATGAGAGGAAGTCGTATTGTAATTATTGCTAAAAAGATAAAGAACGGCTGCATACTCTAA
- a CDS encoding PGF-pre-PGF domain-containing protein, with protein sequence MKVQVLIAFILFGSFAASAAGTATITFDKSITVPAKDFNWQNSTFTVTNVGNYKLNDPITVTITSGEAGMRVILYNADRLSEWSNPVDIPGGQISLTIPSNTVSASGIYGIVISSQGYVIGANPVIISEYDLTVTPDRTQATAGSTIKVTVQVAKNGIPVNIAPNNIIKVEFVLGSTSTYSGGNAMATATGTYEANVQIPTSGDYRLFAAITTNQNISGYPELIGAGDGGAIKITALSSGGGISGGGGGGSGSSGEEFKNIESSEAYEKYISKDVPISYVFRQSSNPVSEIVITGNNNAGDTTVKTEILRGTSTLVKSPAPGTTYKNINIQVGTSGFANPKNIKAGIIKFKVENSWLGDNSLAGSDIKLVRWDGSMWADLETTETNKNGTYTYFEAKTQSFSSFAIIGVKSQAATTETAQPVPTATAFTPEATETGTTQKVTPGFETALFSIALLIASFLRDRIIK encoded by the coding sequence ATGAAAGTGCAGGTATTGATAGCATTCATTTTATTTGGCTCGTTCGCTGCAAGCGCGGCGGGGACAGCAACGATAACGTTTGATAAATCGATCACCGTTCCGGCCAAGGATTTCAACTGGCAGAACAGCACTTTTACCGTGACCAATGTCGGGAATTATAAATTGAATGATCCGATCACTGTAACGATTACTTCCGGTGAGGCAGGTATGAGAGTAATTCTTTACAATGCAGATAGGCTCAGTGAGTGGAGTAATCCAGTCGATATTCCAGGCGGGCAAATATCCCTAACGATTCCTTCTAATACTGTTTCTGCTTCCGGTATTTATGGTATTGTCATATCGAGCCAGGGCTATGTCATTGGAGCCAACCCGGTAATTATTTCTGAATATGATTTGACTGTAACGCCAGATAGGACTCAAGCAACCGCGGGAAGCACAATCAAGGTCACGGTTCAGGTAGCCAAGAATGGGATTCCGGTAAATATAGCACCGAATAATATTATAAAGGTAGAGTTCGTGCTTGGTTCAACGAGTACGTATTCCGGAGGCAATGCAATGGCAACAGCGACGGGAACTTATGAAGCGAATGTCCAGATACCGACTTCTGGCGATTATCGATTGTTTGCGGCAATTACAACAAATCAGAATATTTCCGGCTACCCAGAACTCATAGGTGCAGGCGACGGCGGGGCTATTAAAATTACAGCTCTATCTTCTGGCGGTGGGATCAGCGGCGGCGGTGGTGGAGGTAGCGGGTCTTCAGGTGAAGAGTTCAAGAACATTGAATCCAGCGAAGCCTATGAAAAATATATATCAAAAGATGTACCGATCTCATATGTGTTCAGGCAGTCAAGCAATCCTGTCAGCGAGATAGTAATAACGGGAAATAACAATGCTGGCGATACAACTGTAAAAACTGAGATACTCCGCGGCACCTCCACCTTAGTGAAAAGCCCGGCGCCGGGTACGACTTATAAGAACATCAATATCCAGGTCGGCACCTCCGGATTTGCTAATCCGAAGAATATCAAAGCAGGCATAATAAAGTTCAAGGTTGAGAATTCATGGCTTGGAGATAACAGCCTCGCAGGCAGTGATATAAAATTGGTCAGGTGGGATGGGAGCATGTGGGCTGATCTGGAAACAACTGAAACAAATAAGAATGGCACATACACATACTTTGAAGCTAAAACCCAATCTTTTTCGAGCTTCGCAATAATCGGAGTGAAATCCCAGGCAGCAACCACAGAGACCGCCCAACCCGTACCCACAGCCACCGCTTTTACTCCAGAGGCAACTGAAACGGGGACAACCCAGAAAGTGACCCCAGGATTTGAGACAGCTTTATTTTCAATAGCACTGCTGATTGCCTCGTTCCTCAGAGATAGAATTATTAAATGA